In Streptomyces sp. NBC_00483, a single window of DNA contains:
- a CDS encoding tyrosine-type recombinase/integrase — protein MPWIERHGDRCRVRYWTDTGKAATLGTFPDYDRAAAFVIQFSAPGQPTTPSVAMPTPVSFGPFGMPAPSSTLFEAWVKRWWPTVEVGANTAAGYFSLLKNHLLPRWSTTALHEIMPTDVTVWLKSLRTTYKPATVSSIGKLLSLILSAAVLERLIPGNPVRIPRQRGRQRSQETYAFATEADVVSIARRVSHLAGPNQGLLIITAAYTGMRWGELAALRRPAHDPQAATLTVHAEHGNLHEVNGHHSLGTPKTAASVRTVTLPPFLNTLITENTDSHRREHLFTTSTGRLLRRSTFQRRYWAPATRGTTLADGTVWAPITPGLTFHGLRHTQKTWLIEDDIPDVAQARRLGHTLDNDIDDIYSHVAATLNTRILAALEARWQRSLTTPDASSEDVTPGAGAV, from the coding sequence ATGCCCTGGATCGAACGTCACGGCGACCGCTGCCGCGTCCGGTACTGGACGGACACAGGTAAGGCCGCCACCCTTGGCACCTTCCCCGACTATGATCGCGCAGCCGCCTTCGTAATTCAGTTCTCAGCCCCGGGACAGCCGACTACGCCATCAGTGGCCATGCCGACGCCTGTTTCGTTTGGCCCGTTCGGGATGCCCGCCCCGTCCTCGACGCTCTTCGAGGCTTGGGTGAAACGCTGGTGGCCCACGGTCGAGGTCGGTGCGAACACCGCCGCCGGCTACTTCAGTCTCCTCAAGAACCATCTCCTGCCCCGCTGGTCGACCACTGCCCTGCACGAGATCATGCCCACCGACGTCACCGTCTGGCTGAAGTCCCTGCGCACCACCTACAAGCCCGCCACCGTCTCCAGCATCGGCAAGCTTCTCTCTCTGATCCTGTCTGCGGCTGTCCTGGAACGCCTCATTCCCGGCAACCCAGTCCGCATCCCGCGCCAGCGCGGCCGCCAACGCAGCCAGGAGACCTACGCGTTCGCGACCGAAGCCGATGTTGTCTCCATCGCCCGCCGTGTCAGCCACCTAGCGGGCCCCAATCAGGGCCTGCTGATCATCACCGCTGCCTACACCGGAATGCGCTGGGGTGAGCTCGCCGCGCTGCGCCGCCCCGCCCACGACCCCCAAGCCGCCACGCTCACCGTCCACGCCGAACACGGCAACCTCCACGAAGTCAACGGCCACCACAGCCTCGGTACACCCAAGACCGCAGCCTCCGTCCGCACGGTCACCCTCCCGCCCTTCCTCAACACGCTGATCACGGAAAACACGGACAGCCATCGCCGCGAACACCTCTTCACGACTTCCACCGGCCGCCTGCTGCGCCGCTCCACCTTCCAACGCCGCTACTGGGCCCCGGCAACCCGCGGCACCACGCTGGCCGACGGCACCGTCTGGGCCCCCATCACACCCGGTTTGACCTTCCACGGCCTGCGCCACACACAGAAGACCTGGCTGATCGAGGACGACATCCCCGACGTCGCCCAGGCCCGTCGTCTCGGCCACACCCTCGACAACGACATCGACGACATCTACTCCCACGTCGCCGCCACCCTCAATACCCGTATCCTCGCGGCGCTCGAGGCCCGCTGGCAGCGCTCACTCACCACTCCCGACGCCAGCAGTGAAGACGTCACCCCCGGGGCAGGAGCCGTATGA
- a CDS encoding excisionase family DNA-binding protein codes for MQSETRRSCAKKTISETVAEPEPPSVRLHTADQAAELLQIPGSWLRKKAAEGAIAHTRIGRYLRFSDADLHALVTASQRARGQHGGPRRSG; via the coding sequence GTGCAATCCGAGACGCGGCGATCTTGCGCCAAGAAGACCATCTCGGAGACTGTCGCGGAGCCGGAGCCCCCAAGTGTCCGTCTGCACACCGCCGACCAGGCCGCCGAGCTCCTCCAGATCCCCGGATCCTGGCTGCGCAAGAAGGCAGCGGAAGGGGCCATCGCGCACACCCGGATCGGCCGCTACCTCCGCTTCTCCGACGCCGATCTGCACGCACTCGTGACCGCGAGCCAGCGCGCACGGGGCCAGCACGGCGGGCCCCGCCGCAGCGGGTGA
- a CDS encoding DNA cytosine methyltransferase codes for MAAADLTIGSVCSGVSGLDIGVLSVLGGHVAWHAETDDAASTVLRWHWPDTPNLGDVRAIDWTRVAPFDVLTAGSPRQDLSVAGPRTGLVPGTRSGLWHHIVTAIQYLRPKLVVIENVRGIYSTRTTAGPLRDVEPCPRCVRDGPGAHLLRALGAVLGSLSDVGLDAAWTLLRASDVGAPHQRARAFIAATPAAVEDPDGESRHQRWVSAPGETQTGRPWADPCGRGREPVAHPARERWGEGLSESALPQRRAHPGLHCCGPARGYSGTPAAHADQTRRHRRPGHHPETPRRNESAHGRHSPTGWWAEYAPAIRRWEDVTGCPAPSPTVIGTRRLSAEFVEWMMLPQGWVTGVPGLSRATQLRLLGNSVVPQQAAHALTQLLQHSLEPRCDEERQ; via the coding sequence ATGGCAGCAGCTGACCTGACGATCGGGTCGGTATGCAGTGGCGTCAGCGGCCTGGATATCGGCGTCCTCTCCGTCCTTGGCGGGCACGTTGCCTGGCACGCCGAGACGGACGACGCTGCCAGCACCGTGCTGCGTTGGCACTGGCCCGACACCCCGAACCTCGGCGACGTCCGTGCGATCGACTGGACGCGTGTTGCGCCCTTCGACGTCCTCACCGCCGGATCCCCCCGCCAAGACCTATCGGTTGCCGGCCCCCGCACCGGCCTGGTGCCAGGGACGCGTTCGGGGCTCTGGCACCACATCGTCACCGCGATCCAGTACCTCCGGCCGAAGTTGGTGGTCATCGAGAATGTGCGAGGCATCTACTCCACCCGCACCACGGCAGGTCCTCTTCGCGACGTGGAACCCTGCCCGAGGTGTGTGAGAGACGGACCGGGAGCGCACCTGCTGCGGGCGCTCGGTGCTGTACTCGGCTCCCTTTCCGACGTCGGGTTGGATGCGGCGTGGACGCTGCTTCGCGCCAGCGACGTCGGGGCCCCGCACCAGCGGGCACGGGCGTTCATCGCAGCTACGCCGGCCGCTGTTGAAGACCCCGACGGCGAATCTCGGCACCAACGGTGGGTCTCAGCACCCGGAGAAACGCAAACGGGGCGGCCATGGGCCGACCCTTGCGGACGAGGTCGAGAACCTGTTGCCCACCCCGCGCGCGAGCGATGGGGAGAAGGGCTCTCCGAATCGGCGCTACCGCAACGGCGGGCGCACCCTGGCCTCCACTGCTGCGGCCCTGCCCGCGGATACTCCGGGACGCCTGCTGCCCACGCCGACCAAACACGACGGCATCGGCGGCCCGGGCACCACCCCGAAACGCCGCGGCGGAATGAATCTGCGCACGGCCGTCACTCACCTACCGGCTGGTGGGCCGAGTACGCCCCGGCGATCCGACGCTGGGAAGACGTCACGGGGTGTCCCGCTCCAAGCCCCACGGTCATCGGCACCCGGCGACTGTCAGCCGAGTTCGTCGAGTGGATGATGCTGCCCCAGGGATGGGTGACCGGCGTCCCTGGCTTGTCCCGCGCCACCCAACTTCGTCTCCTGGGCAACAGCGTCGTCCCGCAGCAGGCCGCGCACGCCCTGACCCAACTTCTGCAGCACTCACTCGAACCGCGTTGCGACGAGGAGCGACAATGA
- a CDS encoding TRM11 family SAM-dependent methyltransferase — MHASASVWTTAPTSAPAQRKGRYLPGSAAHPAKMLPRLAAHAIATYTSPGDLVLDPMCGIGTTLVEAIHLGRDAIGIEYEPRWAHLAGLNAASAAHEGGTGSGCAYLGDARHATHHIPSRLHRKVDLVLTSPPYGPSVHGQVRSTRESGERGVTKTDYRYSQDPANLAHVGLDRLLEAFTEILTECRHVLRPGGTVVITTRPWRERGELIDLPSAAMAAGQAAGLIPAERNIALLAGLRDGQLVARPSFFQMKNVRDARRQGIPQHLIAHEDVIVLRNGSGAGGLSTDTSHRDLGRTCPQRCRTPRKPAPAYGSRTCRLDGRHGSS, encoded by the coding sequence GTGCACGCATCCGCTTCGGTGTGGACGACCGCACCCACTTCAGCCCCCGCCCAGCGCAAGGGCCGCTACCTCCCTGGTTCCGCCGCCCACCCCGCCAAAATGCTTCCCCGCCTCGCCGCCCACGCCATCGCGACCTACACGAGCCCCGGCGACCTCGTCCTGGACCCGATGTGCGGCATCGGCACCACACTGGTCGAAGCCATCCACCTCGGCCGCGACGCAATCGGCATCGAGTACGAACCCCGCTGGGCGCACCTCGCCGGCCTCAACGCCGCTTCGGCCGCCCACGAAGGCGGCACCGGATCCGGGTGCGCGTACCTCGGCGACGCCCGCCACGCGACCCATCACATCCCGAGCCGCCTCCACCGCAAGGTCGACCTGGTCCTCACCTCACCCCCGTACGGACCGAGCGTGCACGGCCAAGTCCGCTCCACCCGCGAATCCGGCGAACGCGGCGTGACGAAGACGGACTACCGCTACAGCCAGGACCCCGCAAACCTCGCCCACGTCGGCCTCGACCGCCTCCTCGAAGCCTTTACCGAGATCCTCACGGAATGCCGTCATGTTCTGCGTCCCGGGGGCACGGTCGTCATCACCACCCGGCCTTGGCGCGAACGGGGCGAACTCATCGACCTGCCCTCGGCCGCCATGGCCGCCGGTCAAGCCGCGGGCCTCATCCCAGCCGAACGTAACATCGCCCTCCTCGCCGGCCTGCGTGACGGCCAACTCGTTGCTCGTCCCTCGTTCTTCCAGATGAAGAACGTCCGCGATGCCCGACGCCAAGGAATCCCACAACATCTCATCGCGCACGAGGATGTGATCGTGCTGCGGAACGGAAGCGGTGCCGGTGGACTGTCGACCGACACCTCACATCGTGATCTCGGCCGAACCTGCCCGCAGCGCTGCCGCACCCCGCGCAAACCCGCTCCCGCCTACGGCTCTCGGACCTGTCGCCTGGACGGCCGCCATGGCAGCAGCTGA